A stretch of DNA from Fibrobacter succinogenes:
ATTTACGATAAGAAAAGCGACGCTATCCGATTGCAATGCGATTGCCGCAGTGGAAGCAACATGCTTTCCGCCAGCAGAAGCTGCAAAACATGAAGATTTCCAAAAGCGTCTGGAACGCTATGCGGACTATTTTTTGCTGATGTTCGATGGCGACAAGCTGATTTCATTCGTAGACGGATTTGTAACGGATATTCCCGATTTGAACGACAAAATGTACGAAGACGCCGGTATGCACAATCCAAACGGAGCATGGCAAATGATATTCGGAGTCAACACTATCCCCGAATACCGCCATCAAGGTTGCGCAGAAAAGCTATTGAGATTATTCGTCCAAAACGCAAAAGCAGAAAGCAGACGTGGCGTTGTTCTCACTTGCAAAGAAAAGCTCGTACATTATTACGCCAAAATTGGTTTTGTCGATGAAGGTATTTCGGCAGATTCGACTCACGGAAACGTTGTCTGGAATCAAATGCGACTGACGTTTTAACAAAGAGAGGTAAACATGTCACATATCCACCATTCTATTACAGAACTTATTGGGCATACACCGCTTCTTGAACTTCACAATTTCGAAAAGAACCACAACGCCCAAGGCCATATTCTTGCCAAGCTCGAATATTTCAACGCTACAGGTTCTGTCAAGGATCGCGCCGCCCTTAGCATGATCGAAGAAGCCGAACGCACGGGTAAATTGAAACCGGGTGGAGAAATCGTTGACCTCACAAGTGGTAACACAGGCATTGCACTTGCCGCTATCGCAGCCGCAAAAGGTTATAAAGTCACGATATTCTTTGAATCCGGCGGTTCCAAGGAACGCGTTCAAGTTATCAAGACTTATGGCGCGCAGCTTTTCGATTACAAAGATATTCCCGAATTGAAAAAAGCACTTGAAGACGGCACAATTTGTGACAACATCGTTATCGAGGCCATCACAAAGTACACCAAAGAGCACAACGCATTTTTCATCAACCAGTGCGAAAACGAATACAATCCCCTAGCCCATTACAACACGACAGGCCCTGAAATCTGGGAAGATACCGATGGCAAAGTAGATTTCGTTGTTTCGATGGCAGGCACAGGCGGAACACTGAACGGACTTTCAAAATATTTCCGCGAAAAGAATCCGAATGTCAAAATCGTCGGTGTGCAAGCGACTCCGGACTCCCGCTATTTCACGCCAGAAGCCGAAAAGAATGGCGTTATCGACGGTGTCGCACCATTTGCAAATGTCGCAGAACCTCCCACGTTCTTGACGGATTCCTCGATTTACGATGAATACATCGAAGTTTCTACATTACAGGCAAAGGCCGTAGCGCACGAGCTCGCCGAACACGAAGGGCTTTTCCTGGGCACATCAAGTGCAGCAGGCGTTTACGCAGCCTCAATTGTCGCAGCGCGTCCTGAAAATAAAGACAAGAACATCATCGTCATCACAGCCGACAACGGATTCAAATACCTTTCCACAAAAGTTTATGCTTTGAATAAGTAAGACTCATCGCATAAAACTCCTAATACTCCTTCTCGTTAACGCGGGAAGGAGTTTTTTATAAGTTCCGATAACATAAATCAATACGTATAATCGCGAGCGATAGCACCCAATACTCAAACAAAATTAGAACAAAATATTTTCGAATTATTTTGTCGTTCCACTTGAAAAAACTCTTTGACTGCGCAAAAGTGCTTTTTACCTTTAATCCGACATTAAAAAACAAAACAAACAAGGAGTTTATCAATGAATATCAATGCAAAAAAAATTATTTCCGTTATTGCTCTTGCCTCCGTCAGTTCATTTGCTGAATGGGATTATTACACTGTTCTCGACGAACATCAGGGTCAAGCACGAATCAAGGCAAACTACTGGTACAATGGAGATTTCCATTCCACATCTTTTGACTTGAATGCCCGCTATACAGTCGTCAAAGGATTAGAATTGAGCCTCACCGGTCTCGGCTACCAGCTTTTTGCCGATCCGAATGACAAAACAAAAGAAGGTGACGGATTCAAAGACTTCAGCGTGGGTGCAAAATACGCATTCAATCCCAACTTCTCCGTTTTCTTGGACGCCAACATTCCTGCAGGCAAAAAAGAAATTTCCAGCCAGGAATTCAGCCTCAAGGGCGGCGTTCAATGGTTCTTGCCCATCTCCGAACAGTTCGGTATCGGTAATGAATTTGGCTTGACCGTTCCTTTCAAGCATGATGGAGTCCAACGCGGTCTCGTTGCTGATTATGGTTTTGAATTCTATTATGCATTCAGCTCCGGTGTTTCTCCGTTTACAGGCTTTGTATTTACGAGCCAGTTGACAGATTCAAAGAACGAAGACAAATCCGAATCCGGAACAGGAGCTTCCAACATTTCTTTCTGGGCCGGCATTTCTTACAACGTTAACAAGAACGTCAATCTGACGCTCTACACCGATGTTGAATACGCCGCACATGGCGCTTATCAATCCGGCTACATTTTCCAAACAACATTCAGCTTCTAAAAAAGGGGGCGGCAATAATGAATTTTAAACACCTCATTGAAACAACACTTATAAGCGCTCTGCTTTTCGGAGCAAGCGCTTTCGCCGAAATTAAAACTGTTCGAATCGCCCATTACACAGGAGTGTTGTGCAGTGCTCCGGTTCATACCGCATGGCTCAAAGGATTTTTCGACGAAGAATTTAAAAAGATCGGGCAGAAATACGAAATGGTACCAATTGCCGAAGGTTCCGGTTCCGTCAACGACTTGATTGTCGCTGGGAAAGCGGACGCAGGTAATGAACTTCTCGCCACAGAACTTCAGCCTATCCAAAACGGACTCCCGATTATCTTTGTAACAGGCGTACACACAGGCTGCACCAAGTTCTACGTCACAAAGCAATCGACCATAAAAAAGCTCAAGGACCTGAAAGGGCGCAAAAGCAAAATTGGCGTCATCGGATTATCCGACAGTTCGATTATGACATTCAAGCGAAAACTCCGTGACCTTGGCGTTGTCGCCGATGGCCCCGAAGCGGATGTCGAATTCGTTGTCTATGGCGCAACTGACTTGCCATTGGCACTCCAAAAGGGAGCCGTGGACATTATCGCCCTTCACGATCCGACCGCTACAACAGCCGAAGAAGAATACGGTTTCCGTAAGCTTCTGGACACCGCCACCGATCCGAAATTTGCCGTAGAATACTGCTGCATCGCATTCGTGAGCCTCAAACTTTGGAAAGAAAATCCGGAAGGTGCAGCCGCATTCACACGTGCAGTCGCTCGCGGTTCCGCATTCGTCAACGCTAACCCGCGTGAAACAGCAAGACTCCAGCTTGCAAAGGACATCGTCCCCGGAAGCGAAGATTTCAACACCAAACTGCTTGAAAGCTACACCCACATTCCATCCCGCAAAGCAACGATTCGCACATTCAGAACCGTCGCCACGGAACTCCAAAAAACGGGCGTACTCAAGAAAAAGTTGAACATCGAAAAGTTCATCACAAGCCACTTTGCCAATTTTGCGTCTAAGGGGATTCACGTTCCTGACGGTTACAAGTACGATAAGGATACAGGCTCATTTACAGAAACGACCGAAGAACCGAAAACCTTAGCGAAAAATATCGTTGAGAACTAAAAAGTAGGAGCGCAACTAGGTTTATATAACCATAGCCTATAGCGCCCAATATACGAATAAAATTAGAACAAAGTATTTTTGAATTATTTTGTTTTTCCACCTTTAAAACATCTTTGATTTAGAAAAAGTGATTTATACCTTTTCACAATCAAAAATAGGGAATTAAAAATGAATTTACGAAGCATCATTAAGACTACGCTCATAAGCGCCCTCCTCCTCGGAACAAGCGCTTTTGCCGATTTCAAACCAGTCCGAATCGCACACTATACTGGTGTGTTGTGTAGTGCCCCGGTTCATGTCGCTTGGCTCAAAGGTTACTTTGACGAGGAATTCAAAAAGATTGGTCAGAAATTCGAAATGGTTCCTGTTGATGCCGGAAAGAATTCTGTGAACGAGCTCATCGTCGCAGGCAAAGTCGATGCAGGGAACGACTTGCTCGCCACCGAACTTCAGCCCATTCAAAACGGGCTCCCCATCGTCTTTGTCACCGGTGTTCATACGGGTTGCACCAAGTATTACGTCACCAAGAAATCAACGATTCAAAAGTTGGAAGACCTGAAGGGACGCAAAACCAAGGTAGGCGTTATCGGTTTATCCGATAGTTCCGTGATGTCGTTCAGACGCAAACTCCGCGATTTAGGTATCGTCGCAGACGGCCCGGAAGCGGATGTTGAATTCATCGTCTATGGCGCAAGCGACTTGCCGATTGCCCTTGAAAAAGGCGCTGTTGACATTATCGCCCTTCATGATCCAACCGCAGCAACCGCCGAAAAAGAATACGGCTTGCGCAAGTTGCTCGACACCGCAATCGATCCGAAATTTGCCGTAGAATACTGCTGCGTCGCATTCGTGACACTCAAGCTCTGGAAGGAAAATCCAGAAGGTGCCGCCGCTTACACGCGCGCAGTCGCTCGCGGATCCGCATTTGTGAACAGCAATCCGCGTGAAGCCGCAAGACTCCAGCTCTCGAAGGATGTCGTTTCTGGCAGTGAAGAATTCAACGCCCAGCTGCTCGAAAGCTACGGACACATTCCGTCCCGCAAGGCCGCGCTCCGCACGTTCAATATCGTTGCTGCAGAGCTTCAAAAGACGGGAGTCTTGAAGAAA
This window harbors:
- a CDS encoding GNAT family N-acetyltransferase, translating into MSLSKFTIRKATLSDCNAIAAVEATCFPPAEAAKHEDFQKRLERYADYFLLMFDGDKLISFVDGFVTDIPDLNDKMYEDAGMHNPNGAWQMIFGVNTIPEYRHQGCAEKLLRLFVQNAKAESRRGVVLTCKEKLVHYYAKIGFVDEGISADSTHGNVVWNQMRLTF
- a CDS encoding PLP-dependent cysteine synthase family protein; this translates as MSHIHHSITELIGHTPLLELHNFEKNHNAQGHILAKLEYFNATGSVKDRAALSMIEEAERTGKLKPGGEIVDLTSGNTGIALAAIAAAKGYKVTIFFESGGSKERVQVIKTYGAQLFDYKDIPELKKALEDGTICDNIVIEAITKYTKEHNAFFINQCENEYNPLAHYNTTGPEIWEDTDGKVDFVVSMAGTGGTLNGLSKYFREKNPNVKIVGVQATPDSRYFTPEAEKNGVIDGVAPFANVAEPPTFLTDSSIYDEYIEVSTLQAKAVAHELAEHEGLFLGTSSAAGVYAASIVAARPENKDKNIIVITADNGFKYLSTKVYALNK
- a CDS encoding ABC transporter substrate-binding protein, with the translated sequence MNFKHLIETTLISALLFGASAFAEIKTVRIAHYTGVLCSAPVHTAWLKGFFDEEFKKIGQKYEMVPIAEGSGSVNDLIVAGKADAGNELLATELQPIQNGLPIIFVTGVHTGCTKFYVTKQSTIKKLKDLKGRKSKIGVIGLSDSSIMTFKRKLRDLGVVADGPEADVEFVVYGATDLPLALQKGAVDIIALHDPTATTAEEEYGFRKLLDTATDPKFAVEYCCIAFVSLKLWKENPEGAAAFTRAVARGSAFVNANPRETARLQLAKDIVPGSEDFNTKLLESYTHIPSRKATIRTFRTVATELQKTGVLKKKLNIEKFITSHFANFASKGIHVPDGYKYDKDTGSFTETTEEPKTLAKNIVEN
- a CDS encoding ABC transporter substrate-binding protein, giving the protein MNLRSIIKTTLISALLLGTSAFADFKPVRIAHYTGVLCSAPVHVAWLKGYFDEEFKKIGQKFEMVPVDAGKNSVNELIVAGKVDAGNDLLATELQPIQNGLPIVFVTGVHTGCTKYYVTKKSTIQKLEDLKGRKTKVGVIGLSDSSVMSFRRKLRDLGIVADGPEADVEFIVYGASDLPIALEKGAVDIIALHDPTAATAEKEYGLRKLLDTAIDPKFAVEYCCVAFVTLKLWKENPEGAAAYTRAVARGSAFVNSNPREAARLQLSKDVVSGSEEFNAQLLESYGHIPSRKAALRTFNIVAAELQKTGVLKKKLNIEKFVKSHFADFESKGIKIPDGYSYDKATDKFTENFEEPKSLVKK